A single window of Paracoccus albus DNA harbors:
- a CDS encoding cytochrome c biogenesis CcdA family protein, producing the protein MFGIDLMDAGFLSAASVAVLAGILSFLSPCVLPVVPPYLAYMTGISVNGLKTGERSAVPAAMMFVLGLSTVFLVMGFAASAFGRLFLEYQIWLARIGGLAVIVMGLHFLHVFRIRMLDQEARLDTGDQGGSALGAYVLGLAFAFGWTPCIGPLLGAILALAASEGEIGRGTGLLAVYALGLGIPFLLSAIFINSAIGFMNRIKPHLKVVERVMGGLLVVVGILLVSGRMADLSYWMLETFPVLGQLG; encoded by the coding sequence ATGTTTGGAATTGACCTCATGGATGCGGGCTTTCTGTCTGCCGCAAGCGTTGCTGTGCTGGCAGGCATATTGTCGTTTCTTTCCCCCTGCGTGTTGCCAGTGGTGCCGCCCTATTTGGCCTATATGACCGGAATCAGCGTCAACGGGCTGAAAACCGGAGAGCGGAGCGCGGTTCCCGCAGCGATGATGTTCGTTCTGGGCCTTTCGACGGTGTTTCTGGTCATGGGCTTCGCCGCATCGGCCTTCGGGCGATTGTTTCTGGAATATCAGATCTGGCTGGCGCGTATCGGTGGCCTGGCGGTCATCGTCATGGGGCTGCATTTCCTGCATGTTTTCCGCATCCGTATGCTGGATCAGGAGGCGCGGCTTGATACCGGCGATCAGGGTGGGTCTGCCCTTGGTGCCTATGTCCTAGGCCTTGCCTTTGCCTTCGGATGGACGCCCTGCATCGGGCCTTTGCTGGGTGCGATCCTGGCCCTTGCCGCCAGTGAGGGAGAGATCGGGCGCGGGACCGGACTGCTTGCGGTCTATGCGCTTGGCCTTGGGATCCCGTTCCTGCTGTCAGCGATCTTCATCAACAGCGCCATCGGCTTCATGAACCGCATCAAACCGCATCTGAAGGTTGTTGAACGCGTGATGGGCGGATTGCTGGTTGTCGTGGGCATCCTGCTGGTCAGCGGGCGTATGGCGGATTTGTCATATTGGATGCTGGAAACCTTCCCCGTTCTGGGCCAACTGGGTTAA
- a CDS encoding Rne/Rng family ribonuclease codes for MAKKMLIDATHAEETRVVVVDGTKVEEFDFETVNKRQLAGNIYLAKVTRVEPSLQAAFVDYGGNRHGFLAFAEIHPDYYQIPAADRQALIEEERAYAEAVAAEEAANEKPKSSRRRKAKAEKAETGDARAVSEDIPGMEVVDHDGDDDSSAAEEDGRDENAVEEKGGDAPDAAEKDDSIESVADEDVAEEIRVPKKPRPRRYKIQEVIKVRQILLVQVVKEERGNKGAALTTYLSLAGRYCVLMPNTARGGGISRKITNAADRKKLKDIAAELKVPQGAGLIIRTAGSQRTRTEIKRDYEYLMRLWEQIRDLTFKSMAPAPIYEEGDLIKRTIRDLYSREIDEVLVEGDRGYRTAKDFMKMIMPSHAKNVKHYHDPMPLYARYQVESYLGGMFNPTVQLKSGGYIVIGVTEALVAIDVNSGRATKEGSIEDTATKTNLEAADEIARQLRLRDLAGLIVIDFIDMDERKNNSAVEKRLKDRLKTDRARIQVGKISGFGLLEMSRQRLRPGMLESTTQPCAHCHGTGLIRSDDSLALTILRAIEEEGTRKRSREVLVKAPVAVSNFLMNGKREHIAMIEARYGMSVRVEADPVLISPDFALEKFKTATRSVPELAAPVVSVDAQLMAQIDDDEDQTDTADDSADSDDRDAKAADRNDGEDNGEGGGRSKRRRRRRRRGGKDRTEGSESSDETRSEEVIAAGSEQPADAAADAVEAAKDEPSEEGAKPKSRSRSRTRTRRKTEARTEAEQGDAAVAAAAAETTDTEASVDTAEIVDLRDLTRTPSEPAESVDPVAVSEAEAAVAEEQQATAPQVKKVAEAPAPEAEPVMQPSEAAADAPNKAVAETVEEAPTAKPTRPKRRGWWSMG; via the coding sequence ATGGCAAAGAAAATGCTTATCGACGCGACCCATGCGGAGGAAACCCGCGTGGTCGTCGTGGACGGAACCAAGGTCGAAGAATTTGATTTCGAGACCGTCAACAAGCGGCAGCTTGCTGGCAACATCTATCTGGCAAAGGTCACGCGGGTTGAACCCTCGCTGCAAGCGGCCTTTGTGGATTACGGCGGGAATCGGCACGGATTTCTGGCCTTTGCAGAGATTCATCCCGATTATTACCAGATTCCGGCCGCCGATCGTCAGGCTCTGATCGAGGAAGAACGGGCCTATGCGGAAGCCGTCGCCGCCGAAGAGGCTGCGAATGAAAAGCCGAAATCCTCGCGCCGCCGCAAAGCCAAAGCCGAAAAGGCAGAAACAGGCGACGCCAGGGCCGTGTCCGAGGATATTCCGGGCATGGAAGTCGTCGATCACGACGGCGACGATGACAGCAGCGCCGCTGAAGAGGATGGCCGCGATGAAAACGCGGTCGAGGAAAAGGGCGGTGATGCGCCGGATGCGGCGGAAAAAGATGACAGCATCGAGTCCGTTGCGGATGAGGATGTTGCCGAAGAAATCCGTGTGCCCAAGAAGCCGCGTCCGCGCCGCTATAAGATTCAGGAAGTGATCAAGGTCCGCCAGATTTTGCTGGTGCAGGTGGTCAAGGAAGAGCGTGGCAACAAGGGCGCGGCGCTGACGACCTATCTTTCGCTGGCCGGTCGATATTGCGTTTTGATGCCGAATACCGCGCGTGGCGGCGGGATTTCGCGCAAGATCACCAATGCCGCTGACCGCAAGAAGCTGAAAGATATTGCCGCGGAGTTGAAGGTTCCGCAGGGCGCGGGCCTGATTATCCGCACGGCAGGCAGTCAGCGCACCCGGACCGAGATCAAGCGTGACTACGAATATCTCATGCGCCTGTGGGAGCAGATCCGCGATCTGACCTTCAAGTCGATGGCGCCCGCCCCGATCTATGAAGAGGGCGATCTGATCAAACGGACGATCCGCGATCTTTACAGCCGCGAAATTGACGAGGTGCTGGTCGAAGGCGACCGTGGCTATCGCACGGCCAAGGACTTCATGAAGATGATCATGCCGTCCCATGCCAAGAACGTGAAACACTACCACGACCCGATGCCGCTTTACGCCCGCTATCAGGTGGAAAGCTATCTTGGCGGGATGTTCAATCCGACCGTTCAGCTTAAATCCGGCGGTTACATCGTCATCGGCGTGACAGAGGCGCTTGTCGCCATCGACGTGAACTCGGGCCGGGCGACCAAGGAAGGAAGCATCGAGGATACGGCGACTAAGACCAACCTTGAAGCCGCCGATGAAATCGCCCGCCAGCTTCGTCTGCGCGATCTCGCCGGGCTGATCGTGATCGACTTCATCGACATGGATGAGCGCAAGAACAACTCTGCCGTTGAAAAGCGGTTGAAGGACCGGCTGAAGACCGACCGGGCGCGGATTCAGGTCGGCAAGATCTCTGGCTTCGGCCTGCTGGAGATGTCGCGTCAACGTCTGCGTCCGGGAATGCTGGAATCGACGACGCAGCCTTGCGCGCATTGCCACGGAACGGGGCTGATCCGCTCTGATGACAGCCTTGCGCTGACCATCCTGCGGGCGATCGAGGAAGAGGGGACGCGCAAGCGTAGCCGTGAGGTGCTGGTCAAGGCCCCTGTGGCTGTTTCCAACTTCCTGATGAATGGCAAGCGCGAACATATCGCCATGATCGAGGCGCGCTATGGCATGTCCGTTCGTGTCGAGGCCGATCCTGTTCTGATCTCCCCCGACTTTGCGCTTGAGAAGTTCAAGACCGCAACACGGTCAGTGCCCGAATTGGCGGCCCCGGTTGTGTCTGTGGATGCGCAGCTTATGGCGCAGATCGACGATGATGAGGATCAGACCGACACCGCCGACGATTCCGCAGACAGCGATGATCGTGATGCCAAGGCGGCAGATCGCAATGATGGCGAGGATAATGGTGAAGGCGGTGGCCGTTCCAAGCGCCGCCGCCGTCGCCGCCGTCGCGGTGGAAAAGATCGCACAGAGGGCAGCGAAAGCAGCGATGAGACGCGCAGCGAAGAGGTGATCGCAGCAGGGTCGGAGCAACCCGCCGACGCCGCGGCTGACGCGGTGGAAGCGGCCAAGGACGAGCCTTCGGAGGAGGGTGCGAAGCCCAAATCCCGCTCACGCTCTCGGACGCGAACCCGCCGCAAGACGGAAGCCAGGACCGAGGCGGAGCAGGGGGATGCGGCTGTCGCCGCCGCTGCCGCGGAGACGACGGACACCGAAGCTTCGGTCGATACGGCAGAGATCGTTGATCTGCGTGATCTGACCCGTACCCCGTCGGAGCCTGCTGAATCCGTCGATCCTGTGGCCGTCAGTGAAGCAGAAGCTGCTGTCGCGGAAGAACAGCAGGCGACTGCGCCACAGGTGAAAAAGGTGGCAGAAGCCCCCGCGCCAGAGGCCGAACCGGTGATGCAACCGAGCGAGGCTGCTGCCGATGCGCCAAACAAAGCCGTTGCCGAAACGGTCGAGGAAGCGCCAACAGCAAAGCCGACCCGGCCCAAGCGCCGCGGTTGGTGGTCGATGGGCTGA
- a CDS encoding sigma-54-dependent transcriptional regulator — protein MNKTLRIAIVDDEPDMRESISQWLVLSGFNTATFATAEDALKEIGPDWPGVVISDIRMPGMDGMAFLKRLMSIDSALPVIMITGHGDVPMAVEAMRMGAMDFMEKPFKPDRMTELAKKATQTRRMTLDNRALRRDLSEGQQVMSKLVGQSSAMERLREDILDLGQADGHVLIDGETGTGKTLVAHALHAVGPRASKKFIPIACAAFDPEQLAARLFGPLEDGIPAVEEARGGTLCLEDIEALPDALQARLLGFIADQGSPAETRIIAISNARGDGKKPEDLLRPDLFYRLSALQITVPPLRVRGEDILALFTRMTEQFADEYGCDPPQVNAQEAAQLLQAPWPGNVRQLINVAERAVLQNRRGTGSITSLLMTEGDEDQAQATTTEGKPLKEYVESFEKMLIDNTMRRHKGSIAAVMDELCLPRRTLNEKMAKYGLQRSDYL, from the coding sequence ATGAACAAGACATTGCGCATTGCCATCGTCGATGATGAACCCGATATGCGTGAATCGATCAGCCAGTGGCTGGTCCTGTCGGGCTTCAACACCGCGACCTTTGCAACCGCCGAAGACGCGTTGAAAGAGATCGGGCCGGATTGGCCGGGCGTCGTCATTTCCGATATCCGGATGCCCGGCATGGACGGGATGGCCTTTCTGAAACGCCTGATGAGCATCGATTCGGCTTTGCCTGTGATCATGATAACCGGGCATGGCGACGTTCCTATGGCCGTCGAGGCGATGCGGATGGGCGCCATGGATTTCATGGAAAAGCCATTCAAGCCCGACCGCATGACCGAACTGGCAAAGAAAGCGACGCAGACCCGGCGGATGACGCTGGACAACCGCGCCCTTCGCCGCGACCTTTCCGAAGGTCAGCAGGTCATGTCGAAGCTGGTCGGCCAATCGTCGGCGATGGAGCGTCTGCGCGAGGATATTCTGGATCTGGGGCAGGCTGATGGCCACGTCCTGATTGACGGTGAAACCGGAACGGGCAAGACGCTGGTTGCTCATGCACTGCATGCAGTGGGGCCGCGCGCCTCTAAGAAATTCATTCCGATCGCCTGCGCCGCTTTTGATCCCGAGCAACTCGCCGCAAGGCTGTTCGGCCCGCTGGAGGATGGGATACCTGCCGTCGAGGAAGCACGCGGCGGCACGCTTTGCCTTGAGGATATAGAGGCATTGCCCGATGCGCTGCAGGCGCGTTTGCTGGGCTTTATCGCAGATCAGGGCAGCCCTGCCGAAACCCGGATCATTGCGATATCGAATGCACGCGGCGACGGCAAAAAGCCCGAGGACCTTTTGCGGCCCGACCTGTTCTATCGCCTGTCGGCCCTGCAGATTACCGTGCCGCCCCTGCGCGTGAGAGGAGAGGATATTCTGGCACTGTTCACCCGAATGACAGAGCAGTTTGCCGATGAGTACGGTTGTGATCCGCCGCAGGTGAACGCGCAGGAGGCTGCACAGCTTTTGCAGGCGCCTTGGCCCGGCAATGTGCGGCAGCTTATCAATGTGGCAGAGCGGGCGGTCCTGCAGAACCGGCGTGGCACGGGCTCGATCACGTCGCTTCTGATGACCGAAGGTGACGAGGATCAGGCGCAGGCCACGACGACCGAGGGTAAGCCGCTGAAGGAGTACGTCGAAAGCTTCGAAAAGATGCTGATCGACAATACGATGCGCCGTCACAAGGGTAGCATTGCTGCGGTTATGGATGAACTCTGCCTGCCACGGCGGACCCTGAACGAGAAGATGGCGAAATACGGTCTGCAGCGCAGCGATTATCTTTGA
- a CDS encoding sensor histidine kinase: protein MGGLLLWATNDWLTERSTETTRVRAELRATLYSGQLQSELQRNAVVPMMLARDPALITALASQDFAFTSARLISAQKEIGVASIRLLDASGRTVAATERQLLGTNYVAAPYFVDAMRSRDTVFTVAPSEGGGFEFVYSRAIADSSGTLGVIVVGADLQQLERNWAGITDAVAVTDSTGMVILSTEARWRSLQLEEALSVRPAPSAIERAFQVSTDWANNPADAYVKGRAVMQTEMRIPFRGWRMYNFTTYVSIRERVNTVLAFEAMVLAVLAALVFYIMSRRAQRRSVAYMQESADLRALNTRLTREIAERERVQRELRVAEQTVQQSSKLAALGEMSAGVSHELNQPLAAMKTYLAGARLLLDRGRADEALSSFQRIDDLVDRMGTITRQLKSYARKGGEAFEPVDLRASLSSALTMMEPQLRTRPVRILRNLPRRAVMVYCDRIRLEQVLINLLRNAIDATKSTKDARIEIGIETGAQAVVTVRDNGPGVSDLDKLFEPFFTTKKPGEGTGLGLAISSGIVADFGGRLTAHNAEDGSGAVFVLALPLYDPGGSRLEKPLAAE, encoded by the coding sequence ATGGGTGGTCTTCTGCTTTGGGCAACGAATGACTGGCTGACCGAAAGGTCGACGGAAACGACCCGCGTCCGGGCAGAGTTGCGGGCGACGCTATATTCCGGTCAGCTTCAGTCAGAGCTGCAGCGCAATGCCGTTGTGCCGATGATGCTGGCCCGCGATCCGGCGCTAATTACGGCGCTTGCCTCGCAGGATTTTGCGTTCACATCTGCCCGGCTGATTTCAGCGCAGAAGGAAATCGGGGTCGCATCCATCAGGCTGCTGGATGCGTCTGGGCGGACGGTTGCGGCGACGGAACGACAACTGCTGGGCACCAACTATGTCGCCGCGCCGTATTTTGTCGATGCCATGCGATCTCGCGATACTGTTTTCACTGTTGCACCGTCGGAGGGCGGGGGATTTGAGTTCGTCTATTCCCGCGCCATCGCGGACAGTTCCGGCACCTTGGGCGTTATTGTCGTGGGCGCTGACCTCCAGCAACTGGAACGGAACTGGGCCGGTATCACCGATGCGGTCGCGGTCACAGATTCGACGGGCATGGTGATCCTGTCGACCGAGGCACGCTGGCGCAGCCTGCAACTGGAAGAGGCGCTTTCCGTGCGTCCCGCGCCAAGCGCGATTGAACGCGCCTTTCAGGTCTCGACCGATTGGGCGAACAATCCCGCAGATGCCTATGTCAAAGGGCGTGCGGTGATGCAGACCGAAATGCGCATCCCGTTCCGCGGCTGGCGGATGTATAATTTCACCACCTATGTATCCATTCGCGAGCGGGTGAATACCGTTCTGGCGTTTGAGGCGATGGTGCTCGCGGTGCTTGCGGCACTGGTGTTCTACATCATGTCGCGCCGCGCTCAGCGCCGCTCTGTCGCTTATATGCAGGAGTCAGCCGATCTGAGGGCGCTGAACACCCGTCTGACACGCGAAATTGCAGAGCGTGAGCGGGTGCAGCGCGAGCTTCGCGTGGCCGAACAGACCGTGCAGCAGTCATCCAAACTGGCAGCCCTTGGCGAAATGTCCGCGGGCGTCAGCCACGAGCTGAACCAACCCCTGGCCGCGATGAAAACCTATCTTGCCGGCGCGCGGTTGCTGCTGGATCGGGGCCGCGCCGATGAGGCGCTGTCCTCGTTTCAGCGCATCGATGATCTTGTGGATCGTATGGGTACGATCACCCGGCAGCTAAAATCCTATGCCCGAAAGGGGGGCGAGGCGTTTGAGCCTGTCGATCTTCGCGCATCCCTGTCCAGTGCGCTGACCATGATGGAGCCGCAGTTGCGCACAAGGCCCGTGCGTATTCTTCGCAACCTTCCACGCCGCGCGGTGATGGTTTATTGTGACAGAATCCGGCTGGAGCAGGTTCTGATCAACCTGCTGCGAAATGCTATTGATGCGACCAAATCGACGAAAGACGCACGTATTGAGATAGGAATTGAGACAGGCGCTCAAGCTGTTGTGACGGTTCGTGACAACGGTCCGGGCGTCAGTGATCTGGACAAATTGTTCGAACCGTTCTTCACCACAAAGAAACCGGGTGAAGGCACCGGGCTTGGACTGGCAATTTCGTCAGGGATCGTGGCAGACTTCGGTGGCCGTCTGACAGCGCATAATGCCGAGGACGGCTCTGGCGCGGTCTTCGTGCTTGCTTTGCCACTCTACGATCCCGGTGGCAGCCGGTTGGAGAAACCGCTGGCGGCTGAGTAA
- the purQ gene encoding phosphoribosylformylglycinamidine synthase subunit PurQ yields MKAAVITFPGSNCDRDLRVALELAGADVAKVWHKDTSLPDDTDLVAVPGGFSYGDYLRCGAIAAQSPIARAIRDHADRGGFVLGICNGFQVLTELGLLPGALMRNSGLTFISRPVGLEVVTADSVFTAGYQKGQSLSVPVAHHDGNYQIDPDGLKVLQDQDRIAFRYAPGINGSVADIAGVLSENRRVLGMMPHPERAVETAQGWTDGAAMFTSLVDAVVSA; encoded by the coding sequence ATGAAAGCCGCCGTCATCACCTTCCCCGGATCGAATTGTGACCGCGATCTGCGTGTTGCCCTTGAGCTAGCCGGCGCGGATGTCGCCAAGGTCTGGCACAAGGACACAAGCTTGCCGGATGACACGGATCTGGTCGCGGTGCCCGGTGGGTTTTCCTATGGCGACTACCTTCGCTGCGGCGCGATTGCGGCACAGTCACCGATTGCGCGGGCCATTCGCGACCATGCCGATCGCGGCGGGTTTGTTCTGGGGATCTGCAATGGCTTTCAGGTGCTGACAGAGCTTGGGCTGCTGCCGGGCGCTTTGATGCGCAATTCGGGGCTGACATTCATCTCTCGGCCGGTCGGGCTTGAAGTCGTGACCGCCGACAGCGTGTTCACCGCTGGTTATCAGAAGGGGCAGAGCCTGTCCGTGCCGGTGGCTCATCATGATGGCAACTACCAGATCGACCCGGATGGGCTGAAGGTGCTTCAGGATCAGGACCGGATCGCCTTTCGCTATGCGCCGGGCATCAATGGCTCGGTCGCCGATATTGCTGGTGTTCTGTCCGAAAACCGGCGCGTGTTGGGTATGATGCCGCATCCCGAGCGTGCGGTGGAAACTGCGCAGGGCTGGACGGACGGCGCGGCGATGTTCACCTCGCTGGTCGATGCGGTGGTGTCGGCCTGA
- a CDS encoding NADP-dependent isocitrate dehydrogenase — MSKIKVENPVVELDGDEMTRIIWDFIKKKLILPYLDIDLKYYDLGIEERDRTDDQITVDAANAIKEYGVGVKCATITPDEARVEEFGLKKMWRSPNGTIRNILGGVIFREPIIAKNVPRLVPHWTKPIIVGRHAFGDQYRATDFKFPGKGTLTIKFVGEDGETIEHEVFQSPAAGVAMAMYNLDPSIVDFARASMNYALQRNYPLYLSTKNTIMKAYDGRFKDVFQQVFDEEFADKFKAAGITYEHRLIDDMVASSLKWNGGYVWACKNYDGDVQSDTVAQGFGSLGLMTSVLMTPDGKTVEAEAAHGTVTRHYREHQKGNETSTNSIASIYAWTGGLKHRAKLDSNEQLMNFAETLEKVTVRAVEDGFMTKDLALLVGPDQKWLSTMGYLEKVDEYLNKALN, encoded by the coding sequence ATGTCGAAGATCAAGGTAGAAAACCCCGTTGTCGAGCTTGACGGCGACGAGATGACCCGGATCATCTGGGACTTCATCAAGAAAAAACTGATCCTGCCCTATCTCGACATCGACCTGAAATATTACGATCTGGGCATTGAAGAGCGTGACCGCACCGACGACCAGATCACGGTCGATGCGGCGAATGCGATCAAGGAATATGGCGTCGGCGTGAAATGCGCGACCATCACCCCGGACGAGGCCCGCGTCGAAGAATTCGGGCTGAAGAAGATGTGGCGCTCTCCAAACGGGACGATCCGGAATATTCTGGGCGGCGTGATTTTCCGCGAGCCGATCATTGCCAAGAACGTACCGCGCCTTGTTCCGCACTGGACCAAGCCGATCATCGTTGGCCGTCACGCTTTCGGTGACCAGTATCGCGCCACCGATTTCAAATTCCCCGGCAAGGGCACGCTGACGATCAAATTCGTGGGTGAGGATGGCGAGACCATCGAACATGAGGTGTTCCAATCGCCCGCCGCCGGTGTGGCGATGGCGATGTATAACCTCGACCCCTCCATCGTCGATTTCGCCCGCGCCTCGATGAACTATGCGCTGCAGCGTAACTATCCGCTGTATCTGTCGACGAAGAACACGATCATGAAAGCCTATGACGGGCGCTTCAAGGATGTCTTCCAGCAGGTCTTTGACGAAGAATTCGCCGACAAGTTCAAGGCCGCTGGTATCACCTATGAGCACCGCCTGATCGACGACATGGTCGCAAGTTCGCTGAAATGGAATGGCGGCTATGTCTGGGCGTGTAAGAACTATGACGGCGACGTGCAGTCGGATACGGTTGCGCAGGGCTTCGGGTCGCTGGGTCTGATGACCTCGGTTCTGATGACACCGGACGGGAAAACGGTCGAGGCCGAGGCCGCACACGGTACCGTGACGCGCCACTATCGCGAGCATCAGAAGGGCAATGAGACCTCGACCAACTCCATCGCGTCGATCTATGCTTGGACCGGCGGTCTGAAGCACCGCGCCAAGCTGGACAGCAATGAACAGCTGATGAACTTCGCCGAGACGCTGGAAAAGGTCACCGTGCGCGCGGTCGAGGATGGTTTCATGACCAAAGACCTCGCCCTGCTGGTCGGGCCGGATCAGAAATGGCTGTCGACCATGGGCTATCTGGAAAAGGTCGATGAGTATCTGAACAAGGCGCTGAACTGA
- a CDS encoding HD domain-containing protein, which yields MNESDLEARFAFLAEADKLKSVERANTLIDLSRQENSAEHSWHIALYAMVLADQAGPEVDIGRVIRMLLLHDLVEIDVGDVPLHSGDGTAHDSAEIQAAEARAARRIFGLLPKAQGNAFLALWEEFEAAETPDAIFAKSLDRTQPLVQNLASDGEGWTRFNVTYENVVDRVGQKIKRGAPSVWAFLHDRLRRHFGWMG from the coding sequence ATGAATGAGAGCGATCTGGAGGCCCGGTTTGCCTTTCTGGCAGAGGCGGACAAGCTGAAATCGGTAGAGCGGGCGAACACCCTGATCGACCTGTCACGACAGGAAAACAGCGCCGAGCATAGCTGGCACATTGCGCTTTATGCGATGGTGCTGGCGGATCAGGCGGGGCCAGAGGTCGATATTGGCCGGGTGATCCGGATGCTGCTTCTGCATGATCTGGTGGAGATTGATGTGGGTGACGTGCCACTGCATTCCGGTGATGGCACGGCGCATGACTCCGCTGAAATTCAGGCGGCAGAAGCCAGGGCGGCGCGGCGTATCTTTGGCCTGCTGCCAAAGGCGCAAGGCAATGCTTTCCTTGCACTTTGGGAGGAGTTCGAGGCGGCGGAAACGCCCGACGCGATCTTCGCCAAATCGCTGGACCGAACACAGCCGCTGGTGCAGAATCTGGCATCGGACGGGGAAGGGTGGACGCGCTTCAATGTCACCTATGAGAATGTCGTTGACCGGGTGGGGCAGAAGATCAAACGCGGCGCTCCCTCTGTCTGGGCTTTTCTGCATGACAGGCTGCGCCGGCATTTCGGTTGGATGGGCTGA